The following are from one region of the Vitis riparia cultivar Riparia Gloire de Montpellier isolate 1030 chromosome 9, EGFV_Vit.rip_1.0, whole genome shotgun sequence genome:
- the LOC117921621 gene encoding ABC transporter C family member 8-like isoform X1 gives MASLEISLGGFSWVCGEELDLGSFCIQRTILDVLNLLFLFVFSVILVIGYIRKHEISGCSRRDWVSGGVSICCALTGIAYVSAGFWDLVVRNGGSQPLGWLVYFVRGLTWISLAVSLLVRSSKWSRILSFLWWLTFFSLVSTLNIEILVKTHNIKIFDIVPWLVNSLLIFCAFRNIFHSVSEDTTPDKSESEPLLAKKPVRRTELGKIGFISKLTFSWINPILCLGYSKPLVLEDIPPLASEDEAELAYQKFSQAWECLQRERSSSSTDNLVFRALAIVYLKEMIFVGLCALLRTISVVVSPLLLYAFVKYSTRDEENWQEGVFLMGCLIISKVVESVSQRHWFLNARRFGMRMRSALMVAVYQKQLKLSSLGRRRHSSGQIVNYIAVDAYTTGEFPWWFHSAWSYILQLFLSIGVLFGVVGVGALSGLAPLLICGLLNVPFAKILQKCQSQLMMARDQRLRSTSEILNSMKVIKLQSWEDKFKNFIESLRDVEFKWLAEAQYKKCYNTVLYWMSPTIVSSVTFLGCALFGSAPLNASTIFTIVAALRCMGEPVRMIPEAISVMIQAKISFERLNAFFLDDELKSEEMRRVTLPNSDHSVVINGGNFSWEPESTVLTLRDINLGVKRGQTLAVCGPVGAGKSSFLFAILGEIPKISGSVDVFGSIAYVSQSSWIQSGTIRDNILCGKPMDTTKYEKAIKACALDKDINSFDHGDETEIGQRGLNMSGGQKQRIQLARALYNDADIYLLDDPFSAVDAHTAAILFNDCVMAALQHKTVMLVTHQVEFLSQVEKILVLEGGRVTQSGSYEELLTTGTAFEQLVNAHKNAITILDLSNNEREETQKLDHILPEVSHGSWPTKERSEGEISMKGLHGGQLTEEEEMEIGDVGWKPFWDYLLVSKGALLMFSGMIAQCGFVALQAASTYWLALGIEIPKISNGMLIGVYAGISTLSAVFVYLRSFLVARLGLKASKAFFSGFTSSIFNAPMHFFDSTPVGRILTRASSDLTVLDSNIPFSIIFVLSAGIDILTTIGIMASVTWPVLIVAIFAMVAAKYVQGYYLASARELIRINGTTKAPVMNYAAETSLGVVTIRAFNMVDRFFQNYLKLIDTDAKLFFYSNAAMEWLVLRIEALQNLTLVTAALLLVLLPKGYVAPGLVGLSLSYALALTGTQVMLSRWYCNLSNYMVSVERIKQFMHIPSEPPAIVDGKRPPSSWPSKGRIELQNLKIKYRPNSPLVLKGITCIFKEGTRVGVVGRTGSGKTTLISALFRLVEPESGTILVDGLDICSIGLKDLRMKLSIIPQEPTLFKGSIRTNLDPLGLYSENEIWEALEKCQLKATISSLPNLLDSSVSDEGENWSAGQRQLFCLGRVLLKRNRILVLDEATASIDSATDAILQRIIRQEFSNCTVITVAHRVPTVMDSDMVMVLSYGKLVEYDKPSNLMETNSSFSKLVGEYWSSSRRNS, from the exons ATGGCTTCCTTGGAGATCTCACTAG GTGGGTTCTCTTGGGTTTGTGGGGAAGAACTTGATCTGGGTTCTTTTTGTATTCAAAGAACTATATTAGATGTCTTGAATCTCctgtttctctttgttttctctgtgATTTTGGTTATAGGCTATATTAGAAAACATGAGATTAGTGGGTGCAGCAGGAGGGATTGGGTCTCTGGGGGTGTTTCAATCTGTTGTGCTCTTACTGGCATTGCATACGTCAGTGCTGGTTTCTGGGATTTAGTTGTGAGAAATGGTGGGTCTCAGCCTTTGGGTTGGTTGGTTTACTTTGTTAGAGGGCTAACTTGGATATCTTTAGCAGTTTCACTGCTTGTTCGAAGTTCCAAATGGAGCAGGATTCTTAGTTTCCTTTGGTGGTTGACTTTCTTCTCATTGGTTTCAACCCTAAACATTGAAATTTTGGTAAAAACTCACAACATCAAAATCTTTGACATAGTGCCATGGCTTGTGAACTCCTTGCTTATCTTTTGTGCATTTAGGAACATTTTCCATTCTGTCTCTGAAGATACTACCCCAGATAAGAGTGAGTCTGAACCTCTACTGGCCAAAAAGCCTGTAAGAAGAACTGAATTAGGGAAGATTGGCTTTATTAGTAAGTTGACATTTTCTTGGATTAATCCTATACTTTGCTTGGGTTACTCGAAACCATTAGTCCTAGAGGACATTCCTCCTCTAGCATCAGAAGATGAAGCTGAACTAGCCTACCAAAAGTTTTCTCAAGCATGGGAATGTCTTCAAAGAGAAAGAAGCTCAAGCAGTACTGATAACTTGGTTTTTCGGGCATTAGCCATAGTCTACTTGAAGGAAATGATTTTTGTAGGGCTCTGTGCATTGCTTAGGACAATTTCTGTAGTAGTTTCTCCTTTGTTGCTTTATGCATTTGTAAAGTATTCAACTCGCGATGAGGAAAATTGGCAAGAGGGCGTCTTCTTAATGGGGTGTTTAATCATTTCCAAGGTGGTTGAATCTGTGTCTCAAAGGCATTGGTTCCTCAATGCCAGGAGGTTTGGGATGAGGATGAGATCAGCTTTAATGGTGGCAGTATATCAGAAGCAGCTCAAGCTTTCAAGTTTGGGAAGGAGAAGGCATTCATCTGGTCAGATTGTGAATTATATTGCGGTTGATGCTTATACAACAGGGGAATTTCCTTGGTGGTTCCATTCAGCATGGAGTTACATCTTGCAACTTTTTTTGTCCATTGGAGTCCTCTTTGGGGTTGTGGGTGTTGGTGCTCTTTCAGGCTTAGCCCCTCTTCTCATTTGTGGACTTCTTAATGTGCCATTTGCAAAGATATTACAGAAGTGTCAATCCCAACTTATGATGGCCCGAGACCAGCGACTCAGGTCTACTTCTGAGATCCTTAACAGTATGAAAGTCATCAAGTTACAGTCATGGGAAGATAAATTCAAGAACTTCATTGAATCTCTCCGGGATGTTGAATTCAAATGGTTGGCTGAAGCACAGTATAAGAAGTGTTACAACACTGTACTGTATTGGATGTCTCCAACCATTGTCTCTTCAGTTACCTTCCTGGGATGTGCCCTTTTTGGGAGTGCCCCATTAAATGCCAGCACCATTTTCACCATTGTTGCAGCCTTGCGGTGCATGGGAGAACCTGTCAGAATGATACCTGAGGCTATATCTGTTATGATCCAAGCCAAGATCTCCTTTGAGCGGCTCAATGCATTTTTTCTGGATGATGAGCTCAAGAGTGAAGAAATGAGAAGGGTTACATTGCCAAATTCAGATCACAGTGTTGTAATAAATGGGGGTAATTTCAGTTGGGAACCAGAGTCAACCGTTCTAACACTCAGAGATATAAATTTGGGAGTTAAAAGGGGGCAGACATTAGCAGTTTGCGGACCAGTTGGGGCAGGGAAATCATCATTCTTATTTGCTATACTTGGAGAGATACCAAAAATTTCAGGAAGT GTCGATGTGTTTGGTTCCATTGCCTATGTTTCTCAGAGTTCTTGGATTCAAAGTGGGACGATTCGCGACAACATTCTCTGTGGAAAACCAATGGacacaaccaaatatgagaaagcCATAAAGGCATGTGCCTTAGATAAGGATATAAACAGTTTTGACCATGGTGATGAAACAGAAATCGGTCAGAGAGGGCTTAATATGAGTGGAGGACAGAAACAGAGGATTCAACTTGCTCGGGCTCTCTATAATGATGCCGATATCTACCTCCTGGATGACCCTTTTAGTGCAGTAGATGCACATACAGCTGCAATTCTTTTCAAT GACTGTGTCATGGCTGCTCTACAGCACAAAACTGTCATGCTAGTGACTCATCAAGTGGAGTTTCTTTCTCAAGTTGAAAAAATCCTG GTTCTGGAAGGTGGACGAGTAACTCAATCAGGAAGCTATGAGGAGCTCTTGACAACTGGGACAGCATTTGAACAGCTTGTAAATGCTCATAAGAATGCAATAACAATATTGGATCTTTCAAataatgaaagagaagaaactcaaaaattggATCATATTCTACCAGAGGTGTCTCATGGATCTTGGCCCACTAAAGAAAGGAGCGAAGGGGAGATTTCCATGAAGGGTCTACATGGAGGGCAGCTCACTGAAGAAGAGGAAATGGAGATTGGCGATGTTGGGTGGAAGCCATTCTGGGATTATCTCCTTGTCTCAAAGGGAGCACTACTGATGTTCTCAGGCATGATAGCTCAGTGTGGTTTTGTTGCCCTTCAGGCTGCTTCAACCTATTGGCTAGCACTAGGCATTGAAATTCCCAAGATCAGCAATGGCATGCTAATTGGAGTTTATGCTGGAATTTCAACCCTAAGTGCCGTCTTTGTATACCTGAGGTCTTTCCTTGTAGCTCGTCTAGGATTAAAAGCTTCTAAGGCCTTCTTTTCAGGTTTTACCAGTTCGATTTTCAATGCTCCAATGCACTTCTTTGACTCTACTCCAGTTGGGCGAATCTTGACTCGA GCTTCCTCAGATTTGACTGTTTTGGATTCAAATATACCCTTCTCCATTATCTTTGTACTGTCAGCTGGTATCGATATTCTAACAACCATTGGAATTATGGCCTCAGTCACATGGCCAGTTCTCATTGTAGCCATTTTCGCTATGGTAGCTGCAAAATATGTTCAG GGGTATTATTTAGCCTCTGCAAGGGAGCTAATAAGGATCAATGGTACAACAAAAGCTCCTGTAATGAATTATGCAGCCGAGACATCCCTTGGAGTGGTCACTATAAGAGCTTTTAACATGGTGGACAGATTCTTCCAAAACTACCTAAAGCTCATAGACACGGATGCAAAGCTATTTTTCTATTCTAATGCAGCAATGGAATGGCTAGTTTTAAGAATAGAAGCACTTCAGAATCTAACTCTAGTCACTGCTGCTCTTCTTCTTGTTCTACTTCCCAAGGGTTATGTTGCCCCAG gGCTTGTGGGGCTATCTCTTTCTTATGCTCTGGCACTGACAGGCACCCAAGTGATGCTGTCTCGATGGTATTGTAACTTGTCGAATTATATGGTTTCAGTTGAACGGATCAAACAGTTCATGCACATACCATCTGAGCCTCCTGCAATTGTGGATGGAAAGCGACCACCATCTTCATGGCCTTCCAAGGGTAGGATAGAGTTACAAAATCTCAAG ATAAAATACCGCCCAAATTCTCCACTGGTTCTGAAGGGTATCACTTGCATATTCAAAGAAGGGACTAGAGTAGGGGTCGTTGGAAGGACTGGAAGCGGCAAAACTACACTGATAAGTGCTCTATTCCGACTAGTAGAGCCTGAAAGCGGGACAATCCTGGTAGATGGACTTGACATTTGTTCTATAGGTCTGAAGGATTTGAGAATGAAGCTCAGCATCATCCCTCAAGAGCCAACTCTTTTCAAGGGTAGCATTCGAACTAACTTGGATCCTCTAGGCCTCTACTCTGAGAATGAAATATGGGAG GCTCTAGAGAAGTGCCAGCTTAAGGCCACAATCAGTAGTCTTCCAAACTTGCTAGACTCATCTG TGAGCGATGAAGGTGAGAACTGGAGTGCCGGGCAACGCCAGCTCTTCTGCCTTGGACGAGTTCTACTCAAGAGAAACAGAATCCTTGTTCTAGATGAAGCCACTGCATCCATAGACTCTGCCACTGATGCAATTCTGCAGAGAATTATCAGGCAGGAATTCTCAAACTGTACAGTGATTACAGTAGCTCACAGAGTTCCAACAGTCATGGACAGTGACATGGTCATGGTCCTCTCTTATG GGAAGCTTGTGGAGTATGATAAGCCTTCAAATCTTATGGAGACCAACTCCTCCTTTTCAAAGCTTGTAGGTGAGTACTGGTCCAGCAGTAGGAGGAACTCCTAA
- the LOC117921621 gene encoding ABC transporter C family member 8-like isoform X2, whose amino-acid sequence MASLEISLGGFSWVCGEELDLGSFCIQRTILDVLNLLFLFVFSVILVIGYIRKHEISGCSRRDWVSGGVSICCALTGIAYVSAGFWDLVVRNGGSQPLGWLVYFVRGLTWISLAVSLLVRSSKWSRILSFLWWLTFFSLVSTLNIEILVKTHNIKIFDIVPWLVNSLLIFCAFRNIFHSVSEDTTPDKSESEPLLAKKPVRRTELGKIGFISKLTFSWINPILCLGYSKPLVLEDIPPLASEDEAELAYQKFSQAWECLQRERSSSSTDNLVFRALAIVYLKEMIFVGLCALLRTISVVVSPLLLYAFVKYSTRDEENWQEGVFLMGCLIISKVVESVSQRHWFLNARRFGMRMRSALMVAVYQKQLKLSSLGRRRHSSGQIVNYIAVDAYTTGEFPWWFHSAWSYILQLFLSIGVLFGVVGVGALSGLAPLLICGLLNVPFAKILQKCQSQLMMARDQRLRSTSEILNSMKVIKLQSWEDKFKNFIESLRDVEFKWLAEAQYKKCYNTVLYWMSPTIVSSVTFLGCALFGSAPLNASTIFTIVAALRCMGEPVRMIPEAISVMIQAKISFERLNAFFLDDELKSEEMRRVTLPNSDHSVVINGGNFSWEPESTVLTLRDINLGVKRGQTLAVCGPVGAGKSSFLFAILGEIPKISGSVDVFGSIAYVSQSSWIQSGTIRDNILCGKPMDTTKYEKAIKACALDKDINSFDHGDETEIGQRGLNMSGGQKQRIQLARALYNDADIYLLDDPFSAVDAHTAAILFNDCVMAALQHKTVMLVTHQVEFLSQVEKILVLEGGRVTQSGSYEELLTTGTAFEQLVNAHKNAITILDLSNNEREETQKLDHILPEVSHGSWPTKERSEGEISMKGLHGGQLTEEEEMEIGDVGWKPFWDYLLVSKGALLMFSGMIAQCGFVALQAASTYWLALGIEIPKISNGMLIGVYAGISTLSAVFVYLRSFLVARLGLKASKAFFSGFTSSIFNAPMHFFDSTPVGRILTRASSDLTVLDSNIPFSIIFVLSAGIDILTTIGIMASVTWPVLIVAIFAMVAAKYVQGYYLASARELIRINGTTKAPVMNYAAETSLGVVTIRAFNMVDRFFQNYLKLIDTDAKLFFYSNAAMEWLVLRIEALQNLTLVTAALLLVLLPKGYVAPGLVGLSLSYALALTGTQVMLSRWYCNLSNYMVSVERIKQFMHIPSEPPAIVDGKRPPSSWPSKGRIELQNLKIKYRPNSPLVLKGITCIFKEGTRVGVVGRTGSGKTTLISALFRLVEPESGTILVDGLDICSIGLKDLRMKLSIIPQEPTLFKGSIRTNLDPLGLYSENEIWEALEKCQLKATISSLPNLLDSSVCAWIKQ is encoded by the exons ATGGCTTCCTTGGAGATCTCACTAG GTGGGTTCTCTTGGGTTTGTGGGGAAGAACTTGATCTGGGTTCTTTTTGTATTCAAAGAACTATATTAGATGTCTTGAATCTCctgtttctctttgttttctctgtgATTTTGGTTATAGGCTATATTAGAAAACATGAGATTAGTGGGTGCAGCAGGAGGGATTGGGTCTCTGGGGGTGTTTCAATCTGTTGTGCTCTTACTGGCATTGCATACGTCAGTGCTGGTTTCTGGGATTTAGTTGTGAGAAATGGTGGGTCTCAGCCTTTGGGTTGGTTGGTTTACTTTGTTAGAGGGCTAACTTGGATATCTTTAGCAGTTTCACTGCTTGTTCGAAGTTCCAAATGGAGCAGGATTCTTAGTTTCCTTTGGTGGTTGACTTTCTTCTCATTGGTTTCAACCCTAAACATTGAAATTTTGGTAAAAACTCACAACATCAAAATCTTTGACATAGTGCCATGGCTTGTGAACTCCTTGCTTATCTTTTGTGCATTTAGGAACATTTTCCATTCTGTCTCTGAAGATACTACCCCAGATAAGAGTGAGTCTGAACCTCTACTGGCCAAAAAGCCTGTAAGAAGAACTGAATTAGGGAAGATTGGCTTTATTAGTAAGTTGACATTTTCTTGGATTAATCCTATACTTTGCTTGGGTTACTCGAAACCATTAGTCCTAGAGGACATTCCTCCTCTAGCATCAGAAGATGAAGCTGAACTAGCCTACCAAAAGTTTTCTCAAGCATGGGAATGTCTTCAAAGAGAAAGAAGCTCAAGCAGTACTGATAACTTGGTTTTTCGGGCATTAGCCATAGTCTACTTGAAGGAAATGATTTTTGTAGGGCTCTGTGCATTGCTTAGGACAATTTCTGTAGTAGTTTCTCCTTTGTTGCTTTATGCATTTGTAAAGTATTCAACTCGCGATGAGGAAAATTGGCAAGAGGGCGTCTTCTTAATGGGGTGTTTAATCATTTCCAAGGTGGTTGAATCTGTGTCTCAAAGGCATTGGTTCCTCAATGCCAGGAGGTTTGGGATGAGGATGAGATCAGCTTTAATGGTGGCAGTATATCAGAAGCAGCTCAAGCTTTCAAGTTTGGGAAGGAGAAGGCATTCATCTGGTCAGATTGTGAATTATATTGCGGTTGATGCTTATACAACAGGGGAATTTCCTTGGTGGTTCCATTCAGCATGGAGTTACATCTTGCAACTTTTTTTGTCCATTGGAGTCCTCTTTGGGGTTGTGGGTGTTGGTGCTCTTTCAGGCTTAGCCCCTCTTCTCATTTGTGGACTTCTTAATGTGCCATTTGCAAAGATATTACAGAAGTGTCAATCCCAACTTATGATGGCCCGAGACCAGCGACTCAGGTCTACTTCTGAGATCCTTAACAGTATGAAAGTCATCAAGTTACAGTCATGGGAAGATAAATTCAAGAACTTCATTGAATCTCTCCGGGATGTTGAATTCAAATGGTTGGCTGAAGCACAGTATAAGAAGTGTTACAACACTGTACTGTATTGGATGTCTCCAACCATTGTCTCTTCAGTTACCTTCCTGGGATGTGCCCTTTTTGGGAGTGCCCCATTAAATGCCAGCACCATTTTCACCATTGTTGCAGCCTTGCGGTGCATGGGAGAACCTGTCAGAATGATACCTGAGGCTATATCTGTTATGATCCAAGCCAAGATCTCCTTTGAGCGGCTCAATGCATTTTTTCTGGATGATGAGCTCAAGAGTGAAGAAATGAGAAGGGTTACATTGCCAAATTCAGATCACAGTGTTGTAATAAATGGGGGTAATTTCAGTTGGGAACCAGAGTCAACCGTTCTAACACTCAGAGATATAAATTTGGGAGTTAAAAGGGGGCAGACATTAGCAGTTTGCGGACCAGTTGGGGCAGGGAAATCATCATTCTTATTTGCTATACTTGGAGAGATACCAAAAATTTCAGGAAGT GTCGATGTGTTTGGTTCCATTGCCTATGTTTCTCAGAGTTCTTGGATTCAAAGTGGGACGATTCGCGACAACATTCTCTGTGGAAAACCAATGGacacaaccaaatatgagaaagcCATAAAGGCATGTGCCTTAGATAAGGATATAAACAGTTTTGACCATGGTGATGAAACAGAAATCGGTCAGAGAGGGCTTAATATGAGTGGAGGACAGAAACAGAGGATTCAACTTGCTCGGGCTCTCTATAATGATGCCGATATCTACCTCCTGGATGACCCTTTTAGTGCAGTAGATGCACATACAGCTGCAATTCTTTTCAAT GACTGTGTCATGGCTGCTCTACAGCACAAAACTGTCATGCTAGTGACTCATCAAGTGGAGTTTCTTTCTCAAGTTGAAAAAATCCTG GTTCTGGAAGGTGGACGAGTAACTCAATCAGGAAGCTATGAGGAGCTCTTGACAACTGGGACAGCATTTGAACAGCTTGTAAATGCTCATAAGAATGCAATAACAATATTGGATCTTTCAAataatgaaagagaagaaactcaaaaattggATCATATTCTACCAGAGGTGTCTCATGGATCTTGGCCCACTAAAGAAAGGAGCGAAGGGGAGATTTCCATGAAGGGTCTACATGGAGGGCAGCTCACTGAAGAAGAGGAAATGGAGATTGGCGATGTTGGGTGGAAGCCATTCTGGGATTATCTCCTTGTCTCAAAGGGAGCACTACTGATGTTCTCAGGCATGATAGCTCAGTGTGGTTTTGTTGCCCTTCAGGCTGCTTCAACCTATTGGCTAGCACTAGGCATTGAAATTCCCAAGATCAGCAATGGCATGCTAATTGGAGTTTATGCTGGAATTTCAACCCTAAGTGCCGTCTTTGTATACCTGAGGTCTTTCCTTGTAGCTCGTCTAGGATTAAAAGCTTCTAAGGCCTTCTTTTCAGGTTTTACCAGTTCGATTTTCAATGCTCCAATGCACTTCTTTGACTCTACTCCAGTTGGGCGAATCTTGACTCGA GCTTCCTCAGATTTGACTGTTTTGGATTCAAATATACCCTTCTCCATTATCTTTGTACTGTCAGCTGGTATCGATATTCTAACAACCATTGGAATTATGGCCTCAGTCACATGGCCAGTTCTCATTGTAGCCATTTTCGCTATGGTAGCTGCAAAATATGTTCAG GGGTATTATTTAGCCTCTGCAAGGGAGCTAATAAGGATCAATGGTACAACAAAAGCTCCTGTAATGAATTATGCAGCCGAGACATCCCTTGGAGTGGTCACTATAAGAGCTTTTAACATGGTGGACAGATTCTTCCAAAACTACCTAAAGCTCATAGACACGGATGCAAAGCTATTTTTCTATTCTAATGCAGCAATGGAATGGCTAGTTTTAAGAATAGAAGCACTTCAGAATCTAACTCTAGTCACTGCTGCTCTTCTTCTTGTTCTACTTCCCAAGGGTTATGTTGCCCCAG gGCTTGTGGGGCTATCTCTTTCTTATGCTCTGGCACTGACAGGCACCCAAGTGATGCTGTCTCGATGGTATTGTAACTTGTCGAATTATATGGTTTCAGTTGAACGGATCAAACAGTTCATGCACATACCATCTGAGCCTCCTGCAATTGTGGATGGAAAGCGACCACCATCTTCATGGCCTTCCAAGGGTAGGATAGAGTTACAAAATCTCAAG ATAAAATACCGCCCAAATTCTCCACTGGTTCTGAAGGGTATCACTTGCATATTCAAAGAAGGGACTAGAGTAGGGGTCGTTGGAAGGACTGGAAGCGGCAAAACTACACTGATAAGTGCTCTATTCCGACTAGTAGAGCCTGAAAGCGGGACAATCCTGGTAGATGGACTTGACATTTGTTCTATAGGTCTGAAGGATTTGAGAATGAAGCTCAGCATCATCCCTCAAGAGCCAACTCTTTTCAAGGGTAGCATTCGAACTAACTTGGATCCTCTAGGCCTCTACTCTGAGAATGAAATATGGGAG GCTCTAGAGAAGTGCCAGCTTAAGGCCACAATCAGTAGTCTTCCAAACTTGCTAGACTCATCTG TTTGTGCTTGGATCAAACAGTGA